In Falco biarmicus isolate bFalBia1 chromosome 6, bFalBia1.pri, whole genome shotgun sequence, the following are encoded in one genomic region:
- the CCDC28A gene encoding coiled-coil domain-containing protein 28A has translation MEERKIKRRSPKSSTSHPAQVANSKKSSVPVSKSTAFSNPAPQPAVQKPKLKRVIKEKAKPPGGEAKGAEAAPIQHSFLTDVSDVQEMERGLLSLLNDFHSGKLQAFGNECSIEQMEHVRSMQEKLARLNLELYGELEELPEDKRKLASDSNLDRLLSDLEELNSSIQKLHLADAQDIPNSATG, from the exons atggaagaaaggaaaatcaagagGAGGAGCCCGAAGTCCTCGACCAGTCACCCTGCTCAGGTTGCTAACTCCAAGAAAAGCTCAGTGCCGGTCAGTAAAAGTACAGCCTTTTCAAATCCTGCACCGCAGCCTGCAGTACAAAAACCAAAGTTAAAACG tgtaataaaagagaaagccaAACCGCCAGGAGGCGAAGCAaaaggggcagaggcagcaccaATCCAGCATTCTTTTCTCACAGATGTATCAGATGTTCAGGAAATGGAAAGGGGACTTCTGAGTCTCCTGAATGACTTCCACTCTGGCAAACTTCAAGCATTTG GAAACGAATGTTCCATAGAGCAGATGGAGCATGTACGGAGTATGCAGGAGAAACTTGCTCGTCTTAACCTGGAGCTCTATGGGGAGCTGGAAGAACTCCctgaagataaaagaaaactaGCCAGTGACTCCAACCTCGATAGGCTGCTGTCAGAT CTAGAAGAACTAAATTCATCTAT CCAAAAACTACATTTAGCAGATGCTCAAGATATTCCAAATAGTGCCACAGGTTGA